A region from the Triticum urartu cultivar G1812 chromosome 1, Tu2.1, whole genome shotgun sequence genome encodes:
- the LOC125512100 gene encoding translocator protein homolog yields the protein METATATQDQGLTRRAVGGVDAAPARMPGSGARATSRDPKRKLGRAKRGLRSLAAAVTVSAALTAAAFYASGAGSSSGTAKAPSAAMVAIARAGSVAAEAVMALAAWMVWAEGGLHGRPGATLAPFAAQLLAAAAWPALALRLGAGWAGMACCAAMAAGAGACVRGFGGVNPVAGDLAKPCVAWAVLLAVMNYKML from the coding sequence ATGGAGACCGCCACCGCCACCCAGGACCAAGGCCTCACCCGCCGCGCCGTCGGGGGCGTGGACGCCGCGCCGGCGCGGATGCCCGGTTCCGGCGCCCGCGCCACCAGCCGGGACCCGAAGAGGAAGCTGGGCCGCGCCAAGCGGGGCCTCCGGTCGCTCGCGGCCGCCGTCACGGTCTCGGCCGCGCTCACCGCGGCCGCCTTCTACGCCTCCGGCGCCGGCTCGTCCTCGGGGACGGCCAAGGCGCCGTCGGCGGCGATGGTGGCGATCGCGCGGGCAGGGTCGGTGGCCGCGGAGGCCGTGATGGCGCTGGCCGCGTGGATGGTGTGGGCGGAGGGCGGGCTCCACGGGCGGCCCGGCGCGACGCTGGCGCCGTTCGCCGCGCAGCTCCTGGCGGCCGCGGCGTGGCCGGCGCTGGCGCTCAGGCTCGGGGCCGGGTGGGCCGGGATGGcgtgctgcgccgccatggccgCCGGCGCTGGCGCCTGCGTCCGCGGGTTCGGCGGCGTGAACCCCGTCGCCGGCGACCTCGCCAAGCCGTGCGTCGCCTGGGCCGTGCTCCTCGCCGTGATGAACTACAAGATGCTGTAG
- the LOC125532735 gene encoding BTB/POZ and MATH domain-containing protein 1-like, with protein MAEPETETTIVASYVFQFKVDYEQSKQLPIDKAIYSDIVSAGGHLWRIMCYPRGDTEDDKGEYISVYLEHMSKSTSVGAIFDIFIIGRDGKSPTWDTSKISRTLQTFEINGDKDQRDCWGWSQFVKETILEQDYLTGRHFTIVCTIMIIDDSPPIAVPPPDIGTHLGRLLDHADRTDVSFVVDDETFRGHRAVLAARSPVFRAELFGSMSEATMTSITLHDITPATFKVMLRFIYTNELPGEDEPADSSVEMFQDLLAAADRYALDRLKIICTQKLWEKVSVDTVATILACAETYNCQALKNKCITMFTDGYALLVTKFPSITAELKRRVRA; from the exons ATGGCAGAGCCGGAGACGGAGACCACCATCGTGGCCTCTTATGTCTTCCAATTCAAAGTTGATTACGAACAAAGCAAGCAGCTTCCCATTGACAAGGCCATCT attccgaCATCGTCTCCGCCGGAGGACATCTGTGGAGGATCATGTGCTACCCGCGTGGCGATACCGAGGACGACAAGGGCGAGTATATTTCTGTCTACCTCGAGCACATGAGCAAATCCACAAGCGTCGGGGCCATCTTCGATATCTTCATAATCGGCAGGGACGGCAAATCACCTACGTGGGACACGTCCAAGATATCCAGGACACTCCAAACCTTCGAAATCAATGGAGATAAAGACCAGCGCGACTGCTGGGGATGGAGTCAGTTCGTCAAGGAAACTATTTTGGAGCAAGATTACTTAACAGGGAGACACTTCACAATTGTATGTACCATCATGATCATCGATGACAGTCCTCCCATTGCCGTCCCGCCTCCAGACATCGGAACCCATCTTGGCCGTCTGCTAGATCATGCTGACAGGACAGACGTGTCATTCGTCGTCGACGATGAGACATTCCGTGGTCACCGGGCGGTGCTTGCTGCCCGCTCACCGGTCTTTAGAGCAGAGCTCTTCGGTTCCATGTCAGAGGCTACAATGACGTCCATCACGCTGCACGACATCACACCTGCAACATTCAAAGTTATGCTTCGGTTCATATACACGAATGAATTGCCCGGAGAAGACGAGCCCGCAGACTCATCCGTTGAGATGTTTCAGGATCTGCTCGCTGCTGCTGACCGGTATGCACTGGACCGGCTGAAGATTATCTGTACCCAGAAGTTATGGGAAAAAGTATCGGTAGATACAGTTGCAACTATCTTAGCTTGTGCCGAGACCTACAATTGTCAAGCGTTGAAGAACAAGTGCATTACCATGTTCACCGATGGTTATGCGCTACTGGTTACGAAATTCCCATCGATTACTGCTGAGCTCAAAAggagggttagggcataa
- the LOC125549722 gene encoding BTB/POZ and MATH domain-containing protein 1-like produces the protein MNKRAKTAQPEAQTTIVDSSVFQFRVDYQQIKELPLGKSVYSDVVSAGGHLWRIECFLHGESEANKGEYVSIFLDHLSKSRCVRAILEVDILGRDGKPSMSGMQRTFETFGIKGDKGLADSWGWDRFIKGTILEEDYLIGRHVTFLCAVMVIDDSPIPLPPSDIGTHLGCLLDNNDGTDVSFIVNDETFHAHRAVLAARSPVFRAELFGSMSEATMSSITLHDITPATFKVMLRFIYTDELPGEDRLEDSSAEMFQDLRAAADWYALDRLKVICAQKLWEKVSVDTVATILGWAETYNCQELKNKCIDFFVAEENFKEAMFTDGYALLVLKFPSITAELKRRVRA, from the exons A TGAACAAGCGGGCTAAGACGGCACAGCCGGAGGCGCAGACCACCATCGTGGACTCCTCTGTCTTCCAGTTCAGAGTAGACTACCAGCAAATCAAGGAGCTTCCTCTCGGCAAGTCCGTCTACTCTGACGTCGTCTCCGCCGGGGGACACCTTTGGAGGATTGAGTGCTTCCTGCATGGGGAGAGCGAGGCCAACAAGGGCGAGTATGTTTCTATCTTCCTCGACCATTTGAGCAAATCCAGATGCGTCAGGGCCATCTTGGAGGTCGACATACTGGGTAGGGATGGCAAACCATCTATGTCAGGCATGCAAAGGACATTTGAAACCTTTGGGATCAAGGGAGACAAAGGCCTCGCCGATTCTTGGGGGTGGGATCGGTTCATCAAGGGAACTATTTTGGAGGAAGATTACTTAATAGGGAGACACGTCACGTTTCTATGTGCCGTCATGGTCATCGATGACAGTCCTATTCCCCTGCCGCCTTCAGACATTGGAACTCATCTTGGCTGCCTGCTAGATAACAATGACGGGACAGATGTGTCATTCATCGTCAATGATGAGACATTCCATGCTCACCGCGCGGTGCTTGCTGCCCGCTCACCAGTCTTTAGAGCAGAGCTCTTCGGTTCCATGTCTGAGGCTACAATGTCATCCATCACACTGCACGACATCACACCTGCAACATTTAAAGTTATGCTTCGGTTCATTTACACGGATGAATTGCCTGGAGAAGACAGGCTTGAGGACTCCTCCGCTGAGATGTTTCAGGATCTACGCGCTGCGGCCGATTGGTATGCATTGGATCGTCTGAAGGTTATTTGTGCCCAGAAGTTATGGGAGAAAGTGTCTGTAGATACAGTTGCAACTATCTTAGGTTGGGCTGAAACCTACAACTGTCAGGAGTTGAAGAACAAGTGCATTGACTTCTTTGTGGCGGAGGAAAATTTCAAGGAGGCCATGTTCACGGATGGTTATGCGCTACTGGTTCTGAAATTCCCATCGATTACTGCTGAGCTCAAAAGGAGGGTTAGGGCATGA